The DNA segment TTTATTTTCGAATAATTAGATCGTACTTATGAAAATATTATTAGTAAGGCACGGTGAGACCGACTTTAATAAAAATAAACTTATTCAAGGTCATAGTGATATTGTTTTAAATGAAACGGGGAAAGAGCAGGCTATAAATGCTGGGCAAAAAATCACCGACTTTGATATTGATGCAGTCTTTAGTAGTCCGCTAAAAAGAGCGCTGGAAACAGCACGTCTTATGCTTGACAATTCTAACAATAGCCAAAATGAAAGTCTAGATTTAGTAACTGATTCAAGGTTAATTGAAAAGTATTTTGGAGATTTTGAAGGTTCAACATTCGATGAATATTTCAAAGCGCTAGATACAGGTTCAAACTTAGAAACAATTGAACAAGAAGAAAATGTCTATAAGAGAGCACATTCTTTCTTTTTAGATAAGTATGAAGATTACAATAATAAAACGATACTTGTAGTCTGTCATGGAGCTTTGATACGTATTTTTCTACGAGAATTAGGTTTATATCCTGAAACAAGAGAGCTTATAAAAAATACGGCATTGAATATTTTACGATTTGATGGAAGTCACTTTGTATTAGAAAAGTTTAATATCTAAAATTGATATAAATAAAAAGTTCTAAACAATATATTATTCTGTAATATATTGCATTAGAGCTTTTTTTTGTTGTAATAGTACGGATAAAGCGTACTATATTAACTAATTTTTGTTTTTTGTTGCGACTACCTTTATAATATGATAGAATAGAAGGGAGCCTATAGCAATTTTTTTTAGCCTTTTACATTGATAATAGTTATCTTTATCAATTAAATTTTTATTGTTATCAGGGATATAAAGGGTTGCTAAATAGTCTTTTCAAATAATTTATAAGAGGTGAAAACATGAAAAAGAATAATATATTACTCATGATATTTGCTGGAGTTATTATTACATCGATGCCACAGTCTATTTCTAATCATAATATAGCATTTGCTCAAAAAACAAATCTAGAATCTTCAGCTGCAGCTAGCTCGGAAACATTATTGGATAATAATGTTGAAAAAGTAGAAACGGGCGAAGTAGACGTAAAAAATCTTAAAAACGGAAAATACTCTGTACCTGTGAATTTGACGAATTTTTACACAGGGGGACCTTCTATGGCTAATGCCGCAGTTTCAGAAAGTGCAACGTTAACTGTGAAAGATGGAAAGTATACAGTTAGTTTAAATTTTAAACCTATTACATTAAACAATCTTACTGGATATTTGGGTAATCTTAAGTATTATTATGGAGATAAAACAGGAGGAAAGCATCAAAATCCTTTAGATGATATTCGTGATGATGAATTTAAAGAGACGACAATAAAGGAATATTATTCTGCAGATAAAAAGGATGAATTTTTTGAAACATACAAGAAAAAATATCCAGATCGTACAGCTTATCCAAAAACTATTGAGTATCAAGTAGATAAAGGGAAAATTGATAACAATAAGAAATTGACTACATATGGACAAGTTTTTGTACCTGTTATGGAATTTCTTGGCTCAGGGACACAAAACGTTACTCTTACATACGATTTTAATAATCTTAAAACTATACAGTTAGATGAGAAACCTAGTGTACCAAATACTGAAAAAAGTAAATATGTAGAAATAAAGGTTAAGGATGATACAGTAACAACACCTAAAGTACGTAAAAATGTTGATACTATTGGACAATTAGTTACAAAAGATAATGAACAATACTTGTTGTTAAAATATTATAGTAAAGTTGGGGAAGGTCGAAATAATGATGGATTGCAGAATATAAAATATGCTTTCTCTGAAAATGCTAGCCAGGGTGACAGAAAAACGCCTGAAACAAAAGTCTTAGAAACAGTTGTTGCCAAAGGAGAAAATGATACTGTTTATGAAATTTCTGAGGCTAAAATACCTGTAACAGGGAAAAAACAAGTGATTATATTTGGGGATTTTCAGTATCCAGCAAGAATGGTGACACAATACGGGACAATTACTTGGAGTGATAAAGAAAATATTGTTCAAAAAGATACAACTGTTGACGCTCCAAACTTAGTAGCTATTAAACCAGTTTTACGAGGGGTTACCATTAAGAAAGCAGGAGATAAGAAACAACCGCTTGATTTTTCTAAAAATGGAATTTCTTATTCACCATATAATGGTATCAATGGTGATAAATTTAAGTTAGCTGATAATTATTTCTTTAATATAGATGTTGCTTTTGAGAGAAAAAATCTTATTAATACACAAACACGTCATATTAAATATACCCTTGATGGAAGTGAACCGACGTTTTCTTCTAAAGATGCTACAATAAGATTTGCTAATGCAGATCCGTATAAACCAGAATTTTATTATAGTTTAACGATAAATCCATTTTCTGACGAATCAAAAGTGCCCGCGGAAGGTGGGGAACTAACTCTTAAAGTGAAAAGTTTCAATGCGGATGGTAGTATTTCTAGCGAAACTAAAACATATAAGCTTCCTTTTGATAAGATGACTTTAGATAACGTTAATTCTAAGATTACAATATCAGAGAAAGAGTATAATGCAACACTTTCATCTAACAAAAAATTCTTATTAGATGATAATGTTAGTGTAAAAACTTCTAATATTGATGAAGAAAGCTTAAATAAAATATTAGAAAGTCAAATTATGGATTTGGGGCTTTCTAATGCCAAAACATTTAAACTAAATATTACTAAAAAAGATGGTTCTAAGTTTACTCCTATTGACAAAGAAGGATGGAATATTTCAGAAAATCCAATATTTAAGTTAAAATTATCTAATTTTTCAGCCGACAAAAATACACATACATACATTTACGAAAATGGTCGTTTGAGATTAATACCATCTAACACAAGTAATTCTGATTATGAATTTAATGTTAATAGTGATGAAGCGTACTTTATTATAGCGCAAAAAAATACCGAAACACTTACAAAAGAAAAAATAGGCGAACTAAAAAATAAAGTTAGTGAAGTGAAAAAAGTTATTTCAGAAACTTCAGATGTTTCTGTTGCGAAATCGAATTTAGAAGCAGAGTTAGTGAAGATTGAAAAAACACTTAAACGACCAAAACCAAACTTAAATACGATTATTATGCATCTGGAAGTTTTAGATACTAATCTTAAAGCTATAAAATCGAATAAGACAGCTAATCTAAAATATCTACAAGATAATGCCAAATCACTTATCGGTATCGTAAACTCTGATGTTTTACATTCTTTATTGACATCAAAAAAACTTGCGAAGCTTGAAAATTTAAAAAACAAAGTAAATTCTTCTTACAATGATGGTGAACAACTAGCTAAGAATATAAAAGAATTGCAAAATGAACTTAATAACCTTGAATACAAGTATCCTACACAAGATGTAGAATTTTCGGTGAAAAAATTCTATAATCCAGAAGATACATCTATGGCGAATAATGTATTTGTTAATAAAGCAAAACTTATTTATACACCAAATAAAACATACTTAGATATTGATTTAAAAACTATGCTTTTTGGGAAAATACATGCACACTTACTTGATTTAGATGTATTTAAAGGTGAAATTGATAAAGAAAAATTACCTTATCATGTGGTAAATAAATATGATGACATCAGTTCATTAACTGGAGAAATAACAAACTTTAAGAAAAAACTATTGGTGGAGTTGGAAAAAGATGTTAAAAATACTTATAATATCCGAGTTGCCAATGATGGTATGGGAACAGCTAGACCGGAAGCCAAATTAGTTATTTCAACAAAAATAGAACGTCCAGAAGTTCCTAGTGATGAAGAAGATGCGCGTCAACGAGAAAAATTAGAGAAGCTTAACGAGTTGAAAAAAATAGCAAAAACAGAGGTTGCTAATAAACAGGACATTTCTATAGAAGAGAAAGCAAGGTTGATAGATATAATAGAAAAAGCAACTTCTAAAGATGAACTTTCTGCAAAACTGGATAATAAGGATATTACAGCATCACTTGATAATTCAGTTATTAAAGCTAACGAAGTTGTAGTGAAAAATTCAAGTGTAGATATTGTTGATAAAGTAAAAAAACTTGTTGCAAGTAAGGTATCAGCGCAGGCAACAATCATTAATACTTTTGATATTCATCTTGTTGATAAAAATAATAATGGAATTGCAAAAAATGGGGATACACGAGCAGTTACTCTAGATGTTGAGAAAAGTGATGATGAAAAAGTAGAAGTTTACTATGTTAATAACAATGCTCTAGAATTTATACCGAGCGCTTATAAAGATGGGAAATTAACATTCTTTACAAATCACTTTAGTACATTTACTATTGTAAAATCTAAAATTAATAACAACAATAACAACAATAACAACAATAATAATAACAATAATAACAATAATAAACCTAACAACGGTGGAAATAATAATTTTGATAATAACAAAAACAATAATTTAAATCAAAATAATAATATTTCAAAAAATAATTTTGGTATATTGCCTAAAACAGGGCTTACATCAGGGGCTTTAAGTTTAATAGTTGGAGTATTAGTGTTGTTAGGAACACTGTTGATTGCTAGACGTAGAAACTAAAAATCAATAATGTTTATAATATAATAAATAAGAGATACTTTATAAATTACAAGTATCTCTTATTATTTTTCGGTAATAAAAATTTATACTGAAATCTATATTTAACGATAATTATAAATATAAACAGATTAAGCTTTATTTTTAAAAATGAATATTTTATAATAAGGTGTATAGTTAATTATAGAAGGAGAAATTAATATGCGTATAATTTTAGCACGACATGGAGAAACGGATTATAATAAAAACAAAAAGGTACAAGGTCATAGCGATATACCGTTAAATGAAGAAGGAATAAAACAGGGGAAAGAAGCGGGGAAGAAAATAACGGATTACAATATAGATGTAGCCTATAGCAGTACATTGGGGCGTGCTTTTGATACTGCTAGATATATGTTGGATAATTCTAATAACAAGGTAAATAAAGCATTAGACGTCATAAAAGATAAACGTTTAATAGAAAAATCATATGGAGACTATGAGGGAATATCATTTACTGAATATGCAGCAGGATTAGAAAATGGAGAAACACGTGGAATGGAGTTAGATGCTGATGCGGCGGATAGAGTAGAAGAATTTTTCAAAGAAAAATATAGAGAGAACCCTGATAAGACTATATTGGCTGTGTGTCATGGTGGACTAATTCGTTCATTTTTAACAGAAAAAGGAATTAAAAAAGTAGGACGTGGAGTGATTATAAATACTTCAGTTAGTGTTCTTGAATATGATGGGGATAAGTTTGAACTTATAGAATTTAATAAATAATAAAATTTTATAAGATTTTTGTTATTTTGAAAATTATATAAGCATGCTTTTAAAAATCACGTCGCATAAAATTACAATTTTAAAAAGAATCTCTGTTGACAAATATTATTAGATTCTTTATACTATTAAGTAAATTAATATCAAAAAGCATTGAAGAGATAAGTAAGTTATTATTTATTCAAAACAGAGAACTTTCGGCTGGTGTAAGAAAGTAAGAAAAGATATAATTGAAAATGGTCTTAGAGCAATAGTTATCTAATAGATAATTACGTAGGTGCACGATATAGCACAACGATATGAATTAGTATCGAATAAGGTGAATTTATATTCATAAACATGGGTGGTAACACGATAGACTCGTCCCTATTGCAATTAATTGTAATAGGGACGAGTTTTTTATTTTAGAAAAGTTAAGGAGAACGAAAAAATGCCAATATGTATACAAAATGAATTGCCAGTAAAAAATAAATTATTAGAAGAGGGAGTAGTAGTAATAGAGGAAAATAGGGCTAAAAATCAAGATATTAGGCCTTTAAAAATATTGATTTTAAATTTAATGCCTAAAAAAGAAGAAACTGAACGTCAATTACTAAGACTTTTAGGAAATTCTCCGCTTCAAATAACTGTAGAATTCTTACATATGACCAGCCATATTGCGAAAAATACAACTCAATCATACTTGAAAAAGTTTTACAATACTTTTGATGAAGTGAGAGATAAGTATTATGATGGACTTATTATTACAGGTGCACCTATAGAACATTTAGAGTTTGAAGAGGTGAATTATTGGGCTGAGTTGAATGAGGTTTTTGAATGGAGTAAAATGCATGTATTTTCAACAATAAATATTTGTTGGGCGGCACAAGCTAGTTTATATTATCACTTTGGGATAAAAAAAGAGCAGGTTGAAGATAAAGTGTTTGGAGTATTTGAACATGATGTTCTTATTGAAAATCATGTTTTAACACGAGGATTTACGGATACTTTTTTAGCGCCGCATTCTAGACATACAAAAATAGAAGAAGAGAAATTACCTAATATCTCTGAGTTAGATATATTAGCTAAGTCAGAAGATGTTGGAACGTTTCTTTTAGCAACTAAAGATTTAAGAAAAATATTTGTAACAGGCCATATCGAGTATGATGCGGATACACTTCATAATGAATATATACGAGATAAAAGTAGTAACTTGCCTATAGGAATCCCTGCAAATTATTATCCGGGAAATGATGATACAAAAATGCCTAAAAATAGATGGAGAGGGATAGCTTATTTATTTTATCATAACTGGTTAAATCAGGTATATCAACAGACTCCATATAATCTAAGAGAGTTAGGAAAGTAAGGAAAGAAAAAGTCTAAGTTCATTTCATCACATGAAGCATATAATTTATTAGCGAAAGTTTTATATTCATATATTAAAGAATAGCTAAAATATTCCTCTAGTAAATTTTTTTAATTTATGAGATAATATTGTTGTTAGTTAAGAAAAAATCACTCTTAAGGAGGTTTTTATGAAAAAGGCAACGATAGGAAAAATTTCAGTGCTAGCAGTCTTTTTAATCGCCTGTGCTATTGGTTATTACTTCATGTTCGGTGGAGGTAGTGACAAAAAAGTTAAGGAAGAGTATCAAAAATATGTTGATATGATTAATATAAATCATAATTTTGATGCTGGAAGCAAAGGTCTGGATAAGATGACAACAGACACCGCTAATAAATTAATTCCAACTATAAAATCAGATATAAAAGCAGCTAAAGAATTAAAAAATACATCTATTAGCCTAGAAGATAAAAAGGTCGATGATGCGAAAGAAAGTTTGGATAGAGTGGAAAAAATAGACACATCTAAGACATTCGCTGATGCTGAGAAATGGTTGCGTAGTGATATCGATAATTATAAAAAAGCTGAAGATGAAATAAATAATTTAAAACAAGATTCTAACTTTAGTAAAAATGTTAATCAAATTTTAGAAAAATATAAGTTTAACTATAATTCGCTAGAACAAGCGTTAAAAGAACTTGGAAACAAGATTCAAGAAAAAGCTGATGAGAAAGCTAAAAAAGAAAAAGAAGCTGCCGAAAGAGCCGCAGAAGAAGCTAAAAAGAAAAAATCAGATGTTGAGTTAGGCGGACCTAATCCAGATCTATTAAATGATAGCAATTCATTACCAGCTGATGCAAAAGGAATAGGTGGAGCTATTGATGAAGCAGGAATTATTAAGTTGAATAAAGAGATGGTTAATCGTTATCAAGGATATTTATTAAGAAAATATGATGGTAATTCTATAGAATGGGATTCCTCTGGGAAATCATTTAGACTTATAAAAGCAAATGGAAAATCAGTAAAATTCACAGCTCAGGCACAGCTTTATGCAAGAGTAAAAGATAGACTTGTAACAGCTGTTCGTGTGTCAAGCAGTGAAGGTTCAGAATTATTATATAGAACATAAAGAAAACCTCGAGAATTTTTTCTCGAGGTTATTTTTTATACTTCTAATATTTCTATATCAGCTTTTGATTTATAGATTACATCTTTTCTTTCTATTAAAATAGTAACTTTTTTTGATAGTTCTTCATTATCTTTTATTTTGTTAAGAAGTTCATGACTAGGATTCATAGCGACTGGATTTCCAACTCTTCTAAGCATATTGTAATCCCCGTTTGTGTCTCCATACGCAAAGGATTGGTCAAGGTCGATATTATATTTATTAACTAGTTCATTAATCATTTTATTTTTACTGTCTGAATCCCACATTGGAATTACTTCGCCAGTAAATTTATTATTTTTCATTATATATGTGCTACCGATGGCTAAGAAAGCATGATGTTTTTTCCCCATTGCTTCTACAAGGTAGTCGGGACTTCCTGAAATAAAGATAATCAGATATCCTTCTTTTTTATGTTTTTCTATGACACTTCGTGTATATTTGTAAACGCGGTCAGCTTTTAGTTTTATCACTTGTTCAGTGGCAAAGTCGATATATTTTTTATCTAGTCCGGTTATGGCTTCTACATACGCTTTTGACACGTCAAACAGATAGTTGTCGTAGTCTTCAAAGCGCTTATCCCAGTTAATATAAGTATCTTTAACTCCGTTTATCCAGTAACGTTCATCGACTGCTTCATATTTGATTAATTTTTTAAAATGTTCAGTCATTAACGAATCCCTATACAACGTACCATCTATATCGAAGAAAGCAGCTATTTTTTTATCATTCATATTTTCATCTCCTTAATAAAAAGTTTTAAATATATCAAGTGCTAACTTTTTATATTTTCTATTTTATTTCAGTTAATTTAATTATAGTTAAGGGAATGGCAAGGTTAATACCATCCCCCATGTTTATTTTAGAATTTTGATGTATCGACAGAGTCAATATATTTTTTAAGCTCTGGAACGATATTTGAGATTGTGCCACTTTCGAATGGATTTTCTAAGTTTGCTTCTTTTACAAGTTCTGTAAATGGTTTTGTACCACCAAGTCTACATAGGTGTAAGTATTCTTTCCATGCTTTCTCACGATTGTCGTTTGCTTTTTTCCAAAATTGGAAGGCGCAAACTTGTGCAAGTGTATAATCAATGTAGTAAAATGGCATACCAAATAAATGTCCTTGGCGATAGAAGAATAATCCTTCATCAAGTTCTGGAATATCTTCATAGTAACGAGAAGGAAGATATTTTTTCTCTATTTCTAACCATTTCTTACGACGTTCTAATGGAGAAAGCTCTGGATTTTCATAAATTATATGTTGGAATTCGTCTACTGTTACACCGTAAGGTAGGAATTTAAGAGAACCTGTAAGGTGATAGTACTTGAATTTTTCTGTGTCTTCTTTGAAGAATAAGTCCATCCAAGGCCAAGTTAAATATTCCATACTCATAGAATGAATTTCACATGCTTCGAATGTTGGCCAAATGTAATCTGGCATATAGTTGCGACTTTCATAAACTTGGAATGCATGTCCTGCTTCATGAGTTAATACTTCTGCATCATGTGGAGTACCATTGAAGTTTGCAAAAATAAATGGTGCTTTATAATCTGCAAGGAAGGTACAGTAACCACCACCTGCTTTTCCAGGTTTAGTATCAAGGTCTAATAAATTGTTTTCGGTCATAAATGTAAAGAATTCATCAGTTTCTGGTGATAATTCTTTATACATTGTTTTTGCGGCATTAACTAAGTAAGGGCGGTCTCCTTTTGGAGTAGGATTGCCTGATTTGAAGTTAACACCTTCATCATGAAATGATAAACTTTCTAAACCTAAACGCTTAGCTTGGTCTTTTTTGATTTTTTCTACTAACGGAACTATTTCTTCAAAAATTTGCTTTCTATAATTAGCAACATCTTTGGCGTTATAGTCAGTGCGACGTAGGCGTAGGTAAGCTACTTCAACGAAGTTATCAAAACCAAGTTTTTTAGCGATTCGTGTACGAACTTTAATCATGCGATCATAAATACTATCGTATTGTTCTAAGTTGTCTTTGAAAAATTTAGCAACTGCTTTTGCTGCTGCATGGCGAACTTCACGATTAGCATCTTGTGTATATTTAGCCATTGCGCTTAGATTATGTTCACCATTATCGAACGGGATTCTTGCACTTGATGTAAGTTTTGTATATTCTGATGAAAGTTTATTTTCTTCTTTTAAATCATCGATGATTTCATCACTAAATACTTTTAATGTAGTTTCAATAAGATTAAAGTAATGTTCACCAATTTCTTTTTTTAATTCATCTTTAAATTTAGAATTATACATTTCTTTATTGAATTTACTCTGTAGAGATGATAGTTCAGGAGAGAATTCGTCCCAAAATTCTCTTTCTCCCTCATAGAATTTATCAGTTGTATCAATAGTAGCACGAATTTCTACTAATGTCGACATAGTTTCTAGGTGTTCACGAAGTTTATTGTATTCATAAAAAATTTCTAAAGTTTCTTTTGTACTATTAGCTGAGATAAGACGAGCTATAAGATTAGATAATTGAACTTTTACGTCTTCTACATTAGGTCTAGTATATTGGTAATTTTCAAAAGTCATAATCAACCTCCTAAATTAATTTATTAATTATCAATATTATTATGATACCATGAAAGGTGAAAAAACACAAAAATAGCTTTCAGGAGATTTATAAATAATAAGTAATACCATAAAGAATAATGAGTAGTTAATTTTTTTTGTAATATAGTAGGAAAATTTTTATAAAAGGATTAAATACGAGTTATTATTATGTGGGATATGCTATTTTTAATGCAGAAGATTTAGATATTAATAATAATTAGGATAATGAATTTTCAGGGTAGAAAAGTATATAAAGTAAGTTTTATAGTTGGAATTATATTTTTGATTTTGAAGTAGTCGAAAGTAATGTTCCAACTTTTCATTATTAGCAGCAACCTAATAATGAAATCTTTGCCTTTTGACATTCATTGTTATTTATGAAATAATTGTACTATGATATAAAGAAGTATTTAGTATAGTAAAAAGAAATAAAGGAGAAAAATTTTGATTACAACAAAAGATATAATTATAGATCCACATGATACTTTGCGTGCAAGAGCTGAAGAAGTAAAAGCGCCTATTTCAGACGAAGATAAAGCGACTCTGAGAGGTTTATTGGAGTATGTTATTGCTTCTCAAGATGATGAAAAAGCGGAAAAATTAGGGTTGAAACCAGGAATAGGGTTAGCTGCACCTCAAATTAATGTTTCTAAGCGTATGATTGCTGTTCATATTCCAGATGATGAAAATCCAGAAAATACAGTATCTTATGCTTTGTATAACCCGAAAATTATCTCAAATTCTGTAGCTAAATGTTATTTAGCAGGAGGGGAAGGATGTCTATCGGTAGATAAGGAAATACAAGGATATGTACCAAGATATTCTAAAATTAAGGTTGTTGGTTATAATGAAAATGATGAAAAAATAACTTTAACATTAACTGATTTACCATCAATTTGTTTCCAACATGAAATAGACCATTTAAATGGTATAATGTTTTATGATCATATTAACAAAGAAAATCCATTTGACGTACCAGCAGAATACGAAAAACTATAATAAATATTAAAGGACGATATAAAGAAGTTACTTTATATTGTTCTTCTTTTATGTAAAATTTCTTGTGGTAATTGTCTTTTTCAAAAAAGAGTGTTATACTTAAAATATATATAACACAAGGAAGGGGATTTACTCATGAAAAGAATATTAAAGGCAATTTCTATTTTGTTACTTGCGTTTTTAGTAGGATGCTCTGGAACTAAAGAAGAAACAAAAGTCTACACTAAACAACAAAAAGGTGTAACGATGGAATTAACATTTTATTACAAAGGTGATAAAGTGGTAAAACAAACTTCAAAAAATACTATTGTTTATGCTGATTTAGGTCTAACTAAAGAGCAGGTGAAAAAACAATTAGATCCAGTTGCTAAAAAATATCAAGGAATAGAAGGCTTAGAGGATAAGCTA comes from the Gemella morbillorum genome and includes:
- a CDS encoding histidine phosphatase family protein produces the protein MRIILARHGETDYNKNKKVQGHSDIPLNEEGIKQGKEAGKKITDYNIDVAYSSTLGRAFDTARYMLDNSNNKVNKALDVIKDKRLIEKSYGDYEGISFTEYAAGLENGETRGMELDADAADRVEEFFKEKYRENPDKTILAVCHGGLIRSFLTEKGIKKVGRGVIINTSVSVLEYDGDKFELIEFNK
- a CDS encoding M3 family oligoendopeptidase, which encodes MTFENYQYTRPNVEDVKVQLSNLIARLISANSTKETLEIFYEYNKLREHLETMSTLVEIRATIDTTDKFYEGEREFWDEFSPELSSLQSKFNKEMYNSKFKDELKKEIGEHYFNLIETTLKVFSDEIIDDLKEENKLSSEYTKLTSSARIPFDNGEHNLSAMAKYTQDANREVRHAAAKAVAKFFKDNLEQYDSIYDRMIKVRTRIAKKLGFDNFVEVAYLRLRRTDYNAKDVANYRKQIFEEIVPLVEKIKKDQAKRLGLESLSFHDEGVNFKSGNPTPKGDRPYLVNAAKTMYKELSPETDEFFTFMTENNLLDLDTKPGKAGGGYCTFLADYKAPFIFANFNGTPHDAEVLTHEAGHAFQVYESRNYMPDYIWPTFEACEIHSMSMEYLTWPWMDLFFKEDTEKFKYYHLTGSLKFLPYGVTVDEFQHIIYENPELSPLERRKKWLEIEKKYLPSRYYEDIPELDEGLFFYRQGHLFGMPFYYIDYTLAQVCAFQFWKKANDNREKAWKEYLHLCRLGGTKPFTELVKEANLENPFESGTISNIVPELKKYIDSVDTSKF
- a CDS encoding homoserine O-succinyltransferase, coding for MPICIQNELPVKNKLLEEGVVVIEENRAKNQDIRPLKILILNLMPKKEETERQLLRLLGNSPLQITVEFLHMTSHIAKNTTQSYLKKFYNTFDEVRDKYYDGLIITGAPIEHLEFEEVNYWAELNEVFEWSKMHVFSTINICWAAQASLYYHFGIKKEQVEDKVFGVFEHDVLIENHVLTRGFTDTFLAPHSRHTKIEEEKLPNISELDILAKSEDVGTFLLATKDLRKIFVTGHIEYDADTLHNEYIRDKSSNLPIGIPANYYPGNDDTKMPKNRWRGIAYLFYHNWLNQVYQQTPYNLRELGK
- a CDS encoding HAD family hydrolase, yielding MNDKKIAAFFDIDGTLYRDSLMTEHFKKLIKYEAVDERYWINGVKDTYINWDKRFEDYDNYLFDVSKAYVEAITGLDKKYIDFATEQVIKLKADRVYKYTRSVIEKHKKEGYLIIFISGSPDYLVEAMGKKHHAFLAIGSTYIMKNNKFTGEVIPMWDSDSKNKMINELVNKYNIDLDQSFAYGDTNGDYNMLRRVGNPVAMNPSHELLNKIKDNEELSKKVTILIERKDVIYKSKADIEILEV
- a CDS encoding YehR family lipoprotein codes for the protein MKRILKAISILLLAFLVGCSGTKEETKVYTKQQKGVTMELTFYYKGDKVVKQTSKNTIVYADLGLTKEQVKKQLDPVAKKYQGIEGLEDKLDFQETQVVENLTIDYTKAKLSQLKGIPGITIEAEDGQDVSMKKSEELLKQQGFTEKK
- a CDS encoding NEAT domain-containing protein, producing the protein MKKNNILLMIFAGVIITSMPQSISNHNIAFAQKTNLESSAAASSETLLDNNVEKVETGEVDVKNLKNGKYSVPVNLTNFYTGGPSMANAAVSESATLTVKDGKYTVSLNFKPITLNNLTGYLGNLKYYYGDKTGGKHQNPLDDIRDDEFKETTIKEYYSADKKDEFFETYKKKYPDRTAYPKTIEYQVDKGKIDNNKKLTTYGQVFVPVMEFLGSGTQNVTLTYDFNNLKTIQLDEKPSVPNTEKSKYVEIKVKDDTVTTPKVRKNVDTIGQLVTKDNEQYLLLKYYSKVGEGRNNDGLQNIKYAFSENASQGDRKTPETKVLETVVAKGENDTVYEISEAKIPVTGKKQVIIFGDFQYPARMVTQYGTITWSDKENIVQKDTTVDAPNLVAIKPVLRGVTIKKAGDKKQPLDFSKNGISYSPYNGINGDKFKLADNYFFNIDVAFERKNLINTQTRHIKYTLDGSEPTFSSKDATIRFANADPYKPEFYYSLTINPFSDESKVPAEGGELTLKVKSFNADGSISSETKTYKLPFDKMTLDNVNSKITISEKEYNATLSSNKKFLLDDNVSVKTSNIDEESLNKILESQIMDLGLSNAKTFKLNITKKDGSKFTPIDKEGWNISENPIFKLKLSNFSADKNTHTYIYENGRLRLIPSNTSNSDYEFNVNSDEAYFIIAQKNTETLTKEKIGELKNKVSEVKKVISETSDVSVAKSNLEAELVKIEKTLKRPKPNLNTIIMHLEVLDTNLKAIKSNKTANLKYLQDNAKSLIGIVNSDVLHSLLTSKKLAKLENLKNKVNSSYNDGEQLAKNIKELQNELNNLEYKYPTQDVEFSVKKFYNPEDTSMANNVFVNKAKLIYTPNKTYLDIDLKTMLFGKIHAHLLDLDVFKGEIDKEKLPYHVVNKYDDISSLTGEITNFKKKLLVELEKDVKNTYNIRVANDGMGTARPEAKLVISTKIERPEVPSDEEDARQREKLEKLNELKKIAKTEVANKQDISIEEKARLIDIIEKATSKDELSAKLDNKDITASLDNSVIKANEVVVKNSSVDIVDKVKKLVASKVSAQATIINTFDIHLVDKNNNGIAKNGDTRAVTLDVEKSDDEKVEVYYVNNNALEFIPSAYKDGKLTFFTNHFSTFTIVKSKINNNNNNNNNNNNNNNNNNKPNNGGNNNFDNNKNNNLNQNNNISKNNFGILPKTGLTSGALSLIVGVLVLLGTLLIARRRN
- a CDS encoding histidine phosphatase family protein translates to MKILLVRHGETDFNKNKLIQGHSDIVLNETGKEQAINAGQKITDFDIDAVFSSPLKRALETARLMLDNSNNSQNESLDLVTDSRLIEKYFGDFEGSTFDEYFKALDTGSNLETIEQEENVYKRAHSFFLDKYEDYNNKTILVVCHGALIRIFLRELGLYPETRELIKNTALNILRFDGSHFVLEKFNI
- the def gene encoding peptide deformylase; the protein is MITTKDIIIDPHDTLRARAEEVKAPISDEDKATLRGLLEYVIASQDDEKAEKLGLKPGIGLAAPQINVSKRMIAVHIPDDENPENTVSYALYNPKIISNSVAKCYLAGGEGCLSVDKEIQGYVPRYSKIKVVGYNENDEKITLTLTDLPSICFQHEIDHLNGIMFYDHINKENPFDVPAEYEKL